In a genomic window of Akkermansiaceae bacterium:
- a CDS encoding NPCBM/NEW2 domain-containing protein, whose translation MNKYLSTLTLAAILSGMTTINAKDVWLDELDLSAMSSGYAKPQAKKSLDGRPISINKKIHLRGVGTHADSRMVIKLDGKARGFHAVVGVDDEANLSATVRFTVIADGEMLFDSGVLRLFQSKTVDVDLTGKKFLTLVIDGGGDGITADHADWADARISYDGEKPAAYLSKTRWTIEGDGSIRWTIKNDPLALGHHDHIEMSGRYISMIVRYGIEPDGSLKLGRHLVWPMLRILPNDTHGNLARDFEGALLPEIRVDGQPLGRERPISVTHRGLMGIRSEVGDGLVLTRVLFPCMQKPAAVERFTMENVGDTARQVSLKGFKNEHRTEADKGVDGAYVMTSESTGDTEVKLAPGKSLHFSVVHSARRASAQPLRLDAAEELQTRADYIAGLDRRLEFECPDPVLNRTYAFAKIRAAESIYKTKGGLMHGPGGGRYYAAIWANDQAEYVNPLFAYLGDPDGRESAENAFRHFARFMNDEWKPIPSSIVAEGDSIWNGVGDRGDAAMIAYGATRYALAKGDKDTAEKLWPLIEWCLEFCRRKTNANGVVESDCDELEHRFPAGKANLCTSSLAYDALVSAAALGRDLGKPETQIKRYQQEAEALRKAIESHFGANVEGFETYRYYEGNEVLRAWICIPLTVGINDRREGTIKALFSERLWTDDGLATEAGKNTFWDRSTLYGLRGVFATGETAKGIEYLKKYSTRRLLGDHVPYAVEAYPEGNQRHLSAESGLYIRLVVEGMFGFHPTGLRSFTCQPRLPEGWPSMELRNIDAFGTSIDIKVTAKGAGKHILVKAGGKTVVSRPYDEKAPVQINLIR comes from the coding sequence GTGAACAAATACCTGAGCACCCTAACATTAGCTGCAATCCTCTCCGGAATGACCACGATTAACGCAAAAGACGTCTGGCTCGACGAACTCGACCTGTCCGCCATGAGTTCCGGGTACGCAAAACCACAGGCGAAAAAATCCCTGGACGGCAGACCCATCAGCATCAATAAAAAAATCCATCTGCGCGGCGTCGGCACCCATGCCGATAGCCGCATGGTGATTAAGCTCGACGGCAAGGCCCGCGGGTTTCATGCCGTCGTCGGGGTGGACGATGAAGCCAACCTCAGCGCCACCGTACGCTTCACGGTGATCGCCGATGGCGAGATGCTTTTTGACAGCGGGGTGTTGAGGTTGTTCCAATCCAAAACCGTCGATGTCGATCTAACGGGTAAAAAATTTCTCACCCTCGTCATCGACGGGGGAGGTGACGGCATCACCGCCGACCACGCCGACTGGGCGGACGCCCGCATCAGCTACGACGGTGAAAAACCCGCCGCATACCTGTCCAAAACGCGGTGGACGATCGAGGGCGACGGCTCCATCCGCTGGACGATCAAGAACGACCCCCTCGCTCTCGGACACCACGATCACATCGAAATGAGTGGCCGCTACATCTCCATGATCGTCCGTTATGGCATCGAACCCGACGGCAGCCTGAAGCTGGGCCGTCACCTGGTCTGGCCGATGTTACGCATCCTGCCCAACGACACCCACGGGAATCTGGCCCGCGACTTCGAGGGTGCCCTGCTTCCGGAGATCCGGGTGGACGGGCAGCCGCTGGGGAGGGAGCGACCGATCAGCGTCACCCACCGCGGGCTGATGGGTATCCGCAGCGAGGTGGGCGATGGTCTTGTACTCACACGCGTCCTGTTTCCATGTATGCAGAAACCAGCCGCCGTTGAGCGCTTTACCATGGAGAATGTCGGGGACACTGCGCGGCAGGTTTCCCTCAAGGGTTTCAAAAATGAACACCGCACCGAAGCCGACAAGGGGGTGGACGGCGCCTATGTGATGACCAGCGAATCGACCGGCGACACCGAGGTGAAGCTGGCACCGGGAAAGTCGTTGCATTTTTCCGTCGTCCACAGTGCCCGCCGCGCATCCGCCCAGCCGCTCCGGCTTGACGCGGCGGAGGAGCTGCAAACGCGAGCCGACTACATCGCCGGCCTGGATCGCAGGTTGGAGTTCGAGTGTCCCGATCCTGTGTTGAACCGCACCTACGCCTTTGCAAAAATCCGCGCCGCGGAAAGCATTTACAAAACCAAGGGCGGCCTGATGCACGGCCCCGGCGGCGGTCGCTACTACGCCGCCATCTGGGCCAACGACCAGGCGGAGTATGTGAACCCGCTCTTTGCCTACCTGGGCGACCCCGACGGACGGGAGTCGGCCGAGAACGCGTTCCGGCATTTTGCCCGCTTCATGAATGACGAGTGGAAACCGATTCCGTCGTCGATCGTCGCCGAGGGTGACTCCATCTGGAACGGGGTGGGGGACCGTGGTGACGCGGCGATGATCGCCTACGGAGCCACGCGATACGCCCTTGCCAAAGGTGACAAAGACACCGCGGAGAAACTCTGGCCGCTGATCGAGTGGTGCCTGGAATTCTGCCGCAGGAAAACCAATGCGAACGGTGTCGTGGAGTCCGATTGTGATGAGCTGGAGCATCGTTTCCCCGCCGGCAAGGCCAATCTCTGCACCTCCAGCCTCGCCTATGACGCCCTAGTGTCCGCCGCCGCGCTGGGTCGTGATCTCGGTAAACCTGAAACGCAAATCAAACGATATCAGCAGGAGGCCGAGGCACTGCGCAAGGCGATCGAATCCCACTTCGGCGCCAACGTGGAGGGTTTCGAGACCTACCGCTACTACGAGGGCAACGAGGTGCTGCGCGCCTGGATTTGCATCCCCCTAACAGTTGGCATCAACGACCGCAGGGAGGGAACGATCAAGGCGCTCTTTTCCGAACGACTCTGGACGGATGACGGTCTTGCCACGGAAGCGGGTAAAAACACCTTCTGGGACCGCTCCACGCTCTACGGCTTGCGCGGCGTGTTCGCGACGGGTGAAACGGCCAAGGGGATCGAGTATCTCAAAAAATATTCCACGCGACGATTGTTAGGCGACCATGTCCCGTATGCGGTGGAGGCATACCCCGAGGGCAACCAGCGCCACCTTTCCGCCGAGAGCGGCCTCTACATCCGCCTGGTGGTCGAGGGCATGTTTGGGTTTCACCCCACGGGATTGCGCTCGTTCACCTGCCAGCCGCGTTTGCCGGAAGGCTGGCCATCGATGGAGCTGCGTAACATCGATGCATTCGGCACATCCATCGACATCAAGGTCACCGCCAAGGGGGCGGGAAAACACATCCTTGTGAAAGCCGGCGGCAAGACGGTCGTTTCCAGACCCTATGATGAGAAAGCACCCGTCCAAATCAACCTTATCCGATAA
- a CDS encoding MotA/TolQ/ExbB proton channel family protein, with protein MKHVRTSLVPATLLLLTSLYAHASDAEAPISVEINWMDELQKGGLTGIALIVLAIAAVGFTIERLLNLRANLIVSKPLMKEIAPLGKGHYFGEIRDRCAKSPSVLSKVVTYIVNHRGNDPELYMAGAADIGAREIDKHRRKLAPIGIIASLAPLLGLLGTMIGMIEAFAKFALIEDSSEASVVLADSIGKALITTAMGLVIAIPTLVIYHYLRTRLNRYSEDLEEAVESLASTWFFQTSGFTKDTEPEQPVKELTDESTASV; from the coding sequence ATGAAACACGTCCGCACCTCTCTCGTCCCCGCCACTTTGCTGCTGCTCACCTCGCTTTATGCCCACGCGTCTGATGCGGAGGCCCCGATCAGTGTGGAAATCAACTGGATGGATGAACTCCAGAAAGGTGGTCTAACAGGCATTGCGCTGATTGTTCTCGCCATTGCCGCCGTGGGTTTCACCATCGAGCGACTGTTGAACCTGCGCGCCAACCTGATCGTTTCCAAACCCCTGATGAAGGAGATCGCCCCGCTTGGAAAAGGCCACTACTTCGGCGAAATCCGCGACCGCTGCGCCAAGTCACCGTCGGTGCTTTCCAAGGTGGTCACCTACATCGTCAACCACCGCGGCAACGATCCCGAACTCTACATGGCAGGCGCCGCCGACATCGGCGCGCGTGAAATCGACAAACACCGCCGCAAGCTCGCACCCATCGGCATTATCGCCTCGCTCGCCCCGCTGCTCGGACTGCTCGGCACCATGATCGGAATGATCGAGGCCTTCGCCAAGTTTGCCCTGATCGAGGACAGCTCCGAGGCCTCCGTTGTGCTGGCCGACTCCATCGGCAAGGCACTGATCACCACCGCCATGGGCCTGGTCATCGCCATCCCCACCCTTGTCATCTATCACTACCTGCGCACCCGGCTGAACCGCTACTCCGAGGACCTGGAGGAGGCCGTTGAATCGCTTGCCAGCACCTGGTTCTTCCAGACCAGCGGGTTTACCAAGGACACCGAGCCGGAACAGCCCGTCAAGGAGCTGACGGACGAATCCACCGCATCCGTCTGA
- a CDS encoding biopolymer transporter ExbD, producing MRLSDQDDEGFEVSLSPLIDCVFLLLIFFLLTTMLKKDNRDIAINLPSSTSALELPADDKNTVIGLNAVGEVHVNGAPSDLNELRITLKDLYVTNGPDHQIRLDADTDCPAFRVVEVLDLCQFVGFHNLAVRTYDEFYNR from the coding sequence ATGCGACTATCCGACCAAGACGATGAGGGCTTTGAGGTCTCCTTGTCACCACTCATTGATTGCGTTTTCCTGCTGTTGATTTTCTTTTTGCTAACCACCATGTTAAAAAAAGACAACCGGGACATCGCCATCAACCTGCCCAGCTCCACCTCCGCGCTGGAGCTTCCCGCCGATGATAAAAACACGGTCATCGGCCTGAACGCCGTCGGGGAAGTCCACGTCAACGGTGCGCCCTCCGATCTCAACGAACTCCGTATCACCCTGAAGGACCTCTACGTCACCAACGGCCCGGACCACCAGATTCGACTGGACGCCGACACAGACTGCCCCGCCTTCCGCGTTGTGGAGGTGCTCGACCTCTGCCAGTTTGTCGGATTTCACAATCTTGCTGTCAGGACCTACGATGAATTTTACAACCGCTAA
- a CDS encoding biopolymer transporter ExbD, which translates to MRRRHRRRKSLREEEPEVSMSPLIDCVFLLLIFFLATTMLKKKEKQIPISMPDMNLSSAKEATPEIQVIAMGPSGRFYTLGSRQTDIGRVTYHPIQEKLPEYLGKLSASQPSSDPLRLDVPRDTRFALIVELLDLFQENNFTNVSLRLLDEQSSRRMRMQGQ; encoded by the coding sequence ATGAGACGCCGCCATCGCCGCCGTAAAAGCCTCCGGGAGGAAGAGCCAGAGGTCAGCATGTCCCCGCTGATCGACTGCGTGTTTCTGCTGCTGATCTTCTTTCTGGCCACCACCATGCTGAAGAAAAAGGAGAAGCAAATCCCCATCAGCATGCCGGACATGAACCTGAGTTCCGCCAAGGAGGCGACTCCCGAGATCCAGGTGATCGCCATGGGCCCCAGTGGTCGATTCTACACCCTGGGTAGCCGCCAGACCGACATCGGGCGCGTGACCTATCACCCGATCCAGGAAAAACTGCCCGAGTACCTGGGCAAGCTCAGCGCGTCCCAGCCGTCAAGCGACCCCCTCAGGCTGGATGTTCCCCGCGACACGCGTTTCGCCCTGATCGTGGAGCTGCTGGACCTTTTCCAGGAAAACAATTTCACCAACGTCAGCCTCCGCCTCCTCGACGAACAGTCGTCCAGGAGAATGCGCATGCAAGGCCAGTAA